The genomic DNA CCACCGTCGCGCCGGGCTTCACCGCGCGATACTCGCCGAGGTCGAAGGGAAACAGTTCGACCGTGTGGTGGCGGCCGGTCAGCGACGAACCGATCTCGCCAGCCAGCAGTCCGGCATTGGAGCCGGTGACGACGAACCGGCGGTGCCGCGCTCGGTCGAGCTGGGCGCGGAGCCAGCGCTGCCACCCCTCGACCCACTGCACCTCGTCGAGGAGGTAGGTGCAGCCGTGGCCACGGTCGTCCTCGAACGCCCCGACGAGCCCGTCGAGCAGCGTGTGGTCGAGGGTCTGCGTGAGTCGGGGATCCTCGAAGTTGATGAACAGGCACTTCGAGCGGTCGAGCCCGTAGCGCTCCATCAACTGCTCGAGCAGCGTCGACTTGCCGCAGCGGCGCACCCCCTGGATGACGAGTGCGACGCCCGGCACCAACTCGCGCGGCAATTCGATCGACCGCGGAACGGTCGGCTTCGGCGGTGAGTCCCAATGGCTCCAGTCGGCGGCGATCGAGAGGAGCGCCGCCTTGTCCATGGTGTCGAGTTTAGTCGACACTCTGTGGGGTGTCCAGTAAACTCGACACTTCGGGTTTGCGATCGCCGTGCTGTGACGAGGCCGGTGCCAGCCTTTACTTCGGCGGCTGTCGTGGTGAACACGACCGATGGGCTCGCCGCCGCAGCCCGGCTGACACCGTCGGCGATCCGGCGACTCGTTCGCTTGCGTGGTACCACGCCGATCGAGCAGTCCGTCGGCTGGCGCTGCCGCTACGGATCGCGGCGGGCGAAGATCACGCAGGCGAGCGCCAGGTAGGCGGCGGTGTGGAGGAGGGTGAGCCCGATCCCCGACCGCCAGGAGAAATCGCCGCTCTCGACGAGCATCCTCAGCCGGCCCCCGATCGCGAAGTCGCGCATCAGCTGGCGGTCGACCATCGTGTCGAGATCCTCGGTGTGCGGCAGCACGGCATAGACGGCGTCGGCGAACCGCCCGACCGTGCTTTTGTGGAATGCCGACCCGGGGCTCTGCGGCTTGTCGACGGACGGCTTCCGGCCGCGGAGGGTTTCGACCATGCTGGTCGGCCGCGGCCGGCCCACGTTCTCCTCGCGGAGGCGGCTGGCGACCGACTGCTGGTGCATCACGCCGACGATGAACAAGACCGCCCAGTAGCTGACCGTCACCAGCATCGCCGCCGGCGCCGACCGTGTGATCACGCCGGTGCAGACGCTCACGGCCAGGAGCAGCGCGAAGAACAACAGCAGGCTCGGCAGGGCGAGGACCACGCCCGGCGAGCGGACGTCGGCGAGGACCACCGTCACCACCCACGTGGCGAGGATCAGCGCTCCCAGGAGCACGGCGACGAACGCCAGCGCCGCGGCGTATTTGAACACGATCAGCTGCCACCGCGGCACGGGGCGCACGAGGAGCAATTCGAGCGTCCCCTTGCGGAGCATCGTCGGTACGAACGGCGCGGTGACGACCACGCACACCAAGAGCAGGATCGTGCTGCCGATCCCGGTGCAGAGCAGCTTCTGGAGGATGAACACCTCGAGGCCCAGGGGCGCCCCCTGCTCGGGCGTCATGTCCATGCCGCCGAAGAACAGCGTGAACCGGTGGGGCCAGAGGATCCGCAGGTCGGGTCCGGGGGTGACCGTCAACTCCCAGGTCTGACCGCCGAGCGCGGAGGTGATGCGGTTGGTCGTCTCGCGGATCTCGGCGACCTGCCACAGCCGGCCGTCGGGGATCGTGCCGAAACGCTCGCGGACCGCTTCGCTGGTCTCCGGCTTTCCGACCAGCGGCACCGTGTTCCGCGCCAGTGTCACCTTCCACGACGATTCGGGCACGTCGTCACCGATCGGCTCGGCGGCGGTGACCCACGCCAGCGAGCCGTCGAGCCGGGCGACGACGTCCCCGACGGTCTCCGTGGCGAGGTCGAATCCGTCAAGGTCGGCGCCGAGGGTCTTGGCGGCCAGGTCCAAGAAGGTGCGCCCCGCCGGCCGCGGCTCGACCCGGCCCGAAAGCGCGGTCACGAACAGGATCGCGATCGCCGCCGCCAGCAGCCACAGCACGCGTGCGTCCCGGAACTCGAGCCACGAGTCGCGGAGGATCGCCAGGGCGCTGCGCACGATCCCCGGGGCCGGAGCGCCGTCGTCCGTGAGCTCCCCGCTCATGCGTCACCCCGTGTGGCGGCCGGCGCCGGGGCGTCGGCCTGGGCCGCCCCGAGGTAGACGTCTTCGAGGCTGCCGCGCTCCTGCTCGAGGTGGCGGAGGGCGAGGCCGCTGGCCGCGGCCGCGGCGAGGAAGGCATCGAGCCGCGCCTCGGCGACAACCGCGGCCCCCGCGGCATCCTCCCCGACCGACAGCCGGAACCGACCCGGTTGGTCGGCCGCTTCGAGCCGCGCCCCGGGGACCACCAGACCGTCCGGGGGCGGCCGGTCGAACTCCACCAGCCAACTTGGCTTGCGGCCGACCAGTTGCGGAACGGTTCCGGCGAGCACGATCCTCCCCTTGCGCATGATCGCGACGCGGTCGCAGAGCTGCTCGACCTCGCCGAGGAGATGGCTGTTGATGAAGATCGTCACGCCGCGGTCCCGTTCGGCGAGCAGCAGTTCGCGGATCTGCCGCCGCCCGACCGGATCGACGCCGTCGGTCGGCTCGTCGAGGAACAGCACGGCGGGGCGGTGGAGCAGGGCCTGGGCGAGGCCGAGCCGCTGCTTCATCCCCTTGGAATAGCCGCGGATCCGCAGGCGCTGGCGGCCGCCGAGGCCGAGGCTGGCGAGCAGTTCGGCGCCGCGCTGGCGCCGAACCGGAGCCGACAGTCCCTGGAGCCCGCCGTAGACGTCGAGCAGGGAGGGCCCGGTGTGGTACTCGGGAAGGCGGTGGTCCTCGGGGAGGTAGCCGACGGTGCGCCGCGCCGCCACGCTCCCGACCGGCCGGCCGAGGAGCCGCGCCGACCCGGCGGTGGGGAGGACCATCCCGAGGAGGATCTTGACCAGCGTCGTCTTTCCGGCGCCGTTCTGGCCGAGGAGCCCGAAGATCTCCCCCCGGGCGACGGTGAGGCTCACGCCCGCCAACGCACGGACCGGGCCATAGTGCTTCTCGAGGCCGTCGACGGCGACGACGCCACCGCTCCCGAACGAATCGGCCTCGGTCCCCCGGGCGTGCTGTCCGGTCACCATCGGGCGCCTCACGTCGCGCGGGGCAGGAGCCGGTCGGTGCCGACCCACGGCGCGAGCGGGGCGGGCACGGTCACCGACCCGTCGGCCTGCTGGTGATTCTCGAGGATCGCGATGATCGCCCGGCTGATCGCCACGGCGGTGCCGTTGAGGGTGTGGACGAAGGCGGTCCCCTTGCCCCCCGTCGGCCGGTAGCGGATCGCCAGCCGGCGCGACTGGTAGTCGGCGCAGTTGGAGGTGCTCGTCACTTCCCCCCACTCGCCGGCCGTGCCACGGCCGGGCATCCAGGCCTCAAGGTCGAATTTCCGGTACGCCGGCCCGCCGAGGTCGCCGCTGGCGGTGTCGATGACGCGATACGGGATCCCGAGACCGTCGAACAGCCGGCACTCCAGGTCGAGGAGCTTCGCGTGGATCTCCTCACTCTGCTCCGGGAGCGTGAACGCGAACATCTCCACCTTGGTGAACTGGTGCACGCGGTACAGCCCGCGCGTCGCGCGGCCGTGAGCGCCGGCCTCGGTGCGGAAGCAGTGGCTCGTGCCGGCGAGGAGCAGGGGGAGCTCGGCCGGATCGAAGATCCGTTCGTGCATCGCCCCGCCGAGCGTGATCTCCGCGGTCGCCACCAGCGACAGGTCGGAATCGGTGATCGAATAGATCTGCGTCTCGGGGCCGCGCGGCATGAAGCCGGTGCCCTCGAGGATCGTGTCGCGCGCCAGGTCGGGGGTGGTCATCGGCGTGAATCCGGCCGCGACCAGCAGGTCGAGGGCGTACTTTTGCAGCGCGAGTTCGAGGAACACGCCGGCGCCGGTGAGGAAGTAGAAGCCGTGGCCGGCGACGCGGGCACCGGCCTCGAAGTCGAACAGCCCGAGATTCGCCCCCAGGGCGACGTGGTCGCGCGGCGCGAAGCCGAATTCACGGAGCGGTGTCGAGCCGCGCCGGATCTCGACGGCGTCGCTTTCGCCGCCGCGCGGCGCGGCGGGATGGGTGAGGTTGGGGATCGCGCGGAGGATCTCGTCTCCCTCGGCGACGATCGCCGTCAGCCGCGTATCGATCGCCGCCGCCTCCTCGCGGAGCCGGCGCCCCTCGGCCTTGAGGGCGTCACGTGCCGCCGCGTCCGCCGCCTTGCCGATCGAGCGGCTCACCTGGCCGGCCTCCTGGTTGAGCCGGTCGACGTCGGCCTGGAGCTGGCGACGGAGGCGGTCGAGCTCG from Planctomycetota bacterium includes the following:
- a CDS encoding ABC transporter ATP-binding protein, with protein sequence MVTGQHARGTEADSFGSGGVVAVDGLEKHYGPVRALAGVSLTVARGEIFGLLGQNGAGKTTLVKILLGMVLPTAGSARLLGRPVGSVAARRTVGYLPEDHRLPEYHTGPSLLDVYGGLQGLSAPVRRQRGAELLASLGLGGRQRLRIRGYSKGMKQRLGLAQALLHRPAVLFLDEPTDGVDPVGRRQIRELLLAERDRGVTIFINSHLLGEVEQLCDRVAIMRKGRIVLAGTVPQLVGRKPSWLVEFDRPPPDGLVVPGARLEAADQPGRFRLSVGEDAAGAAVVAEARLDAFLAAAAASGLALRHLEQERGSLEDVYLGAAQADAPAPAATRGDA
- the serS gene encoding serine--tRNA ligase — encoded protein: MLDRRFVADNVDLVAANCRDRGSAADVSRFAELDRLRRQLQADVDRLNQEAGQVSRSIGKAADAAARDALKAEGRRLREEAAAIDTRLTAIVAEGDEILRAIPNLTHPAAPRGGESDAVEIRRGSTPLREFGFAPRDHVALGANLGLFDFEAGARVAGHGFYFLTGAGVFLELALQKYALDLLVAAGFTPMTTPDLARDTILEGTGFMPRGPETQIYSITDSDLSLVATAEITLGGAMHERIFDPAELPLLLAGTSHCFRTEAGAHGRATRGLYRVHQFTKVEMFAFTLPEQSEEIHAKLLDLECRLFDGLGIPYRVIDTASGDLGGPAYRKFDLEAWMPGRGTAGEWGEVTSTSNCADYQSRRLAIRYRPTGGKGTAFVHTLNGTAVAISRAIIAILENHQQADGSVTVPAPLAPWVGTDRLLPRAT